A segment of the Bradyrhizobium sp. CCBAU 53340 genome:
ACTCGCCTTCGCCGGAATCGGTTGCGACGCTGGGTCGGCGGCTAGATCCCTCCTCGCGCCTCTGAGGCTGTTGCCTCCGAAGGGAACAAGCCTCCCGCGCGCACGTTGAGGTCGTCTTCCGCACGAGGAGATCCGCCATGCCCGCCTGGCTTGAAGTTCTGCTCAACCTGTCCGGCTATGCCGGCTTTGTGGCGCTTGCGACGAGCGGCGTCGCATGCCCGCAGGACTCCGACGACGACGAAGTCTACGGCAACAAGCGCTAGTTCGCTTGCGGCGGCTGACCCGTGGTGCGCACCGAGATCATGCTCAAACAAGAATCGCGCGGATTGCCTCAGACATCCGCCAGCCATTTCAACGAAGCGCGAAAGCCGAGACTGCGATGGCCGGCGACCAGCACGGTGCCGTACACCTCGGCCCCCTCCTCGCTGAACGTGCCGGAGAAGCCGCTGGTGGCTTCCACGCCGGCGAACAGCGGCCGGACAAGCGGATCGGCGAACGGCGAATGCTGGTTGGTGGCTAGCTCGCCCTTCCAGGTGCCGTTGCCTGAGGTGTAGGACCCGCACGACCAGAAGTAAGGTCCGCCGCCGAGCAGCACGCCATCGCGCAAGATCAACACGCCGCTGTCGCGGCCCTTCACACCGTCGAGCATGTGGATGTGGATCGAGTAGAGCCCGTTCTTCATGGATGCGCCCGCCCTCGCCCGCGACGATAGCGCGGGGCCCTGCGAGCGTCGAGACGGAAACCAGCTTTGTTCCGGCTTCGCCGCCATTTCGTTCTCGGGGAACGAATCGGAATCGACGAAATCGGCGCAACGCAATTCTTAAAGATTCGTTTGCATGCAAACGAGCAACGCGCCACCGCAGACGAACGAGCGCAGCGTGTCTTCCGACAACGCGCGAGAGGACCGTAACGGCGCGACGAGGATGCGGAGCCTCAAACTGACTCGTTTTGACACAGGCCGCGTGCAGCGTTCGGACACGGCGCGACTTGTTCTGCAAACGACTCCATTTCGTTCCCCAAGAACGAATCGGATTCGCAAATGCCAGCGCAGCGCGGTTGCTAACGATCGATGAAGCAAAGCGCCGTCACGTCACCGGCGCCTCTGCGACAACGCTTCACGCCGCCGCGCGCTTGGCGCTGCTCTTCTCGGAGAAGCATTCGAGGATCTGGATGCGGAGCTCTTCGGCAGCCGGTCCCTCGATCTTCCTGAGCTGGTTCCAGAGCCGGATCACTTCGCGCTGTTTCTCAATGGTCATGAGTCACCTCCAAAGCGGATGACTCAACTAGAACAAAATGAGAACAAAGAGTCCAGCCCTCTGACCGGATTTGCTGTGCACGTCGCGTTGAACCTTTTCAGCGCGCCAGAGACCAATCGGAACTGGGGATTTCAGCGCCCAGCCATTATCGCAGCGCCGCCTGACGAACATATTCCGTCACCGCGGCGCTGTTGCTTTTTCGATTTTCAACCTTAAGTTAAACACACCGCTGACGGCC
Coding sequences within it:
- a CDS encoding GrlR family regulatory protein, yielding MKNGLYSIHIHMLDGVKGRDSGVLILRDGVLLGGGPYFWSCGSYTSGNGTWKGELATNQHSPFADPLVRPLFAGVEATSGFSGTFSEEGAEVYGTVLVAGHRSLGFRASLKWLADV